Genomic segment of Vulpes lagopus strain Blue_001 chromosome 7, ASM1834538v1, whole genome shotgun sequence:
AAAGAGCACCTCGCCCTGGGCCACCTCCCGGGATGTGGCCACAGCCGCAGCCTGAAGCAGCCCATAGCGGCCACCCTGGCAGGCCAGAGGCAACTCCACATAGGAGTAGTAGTGCTGGTCCTGGAGGCACACTCGGGACACGTAGGCACGAAATGCTCTAGACTGAGCCTGCAGATCTCGCCTCAGGAACAGGAAGTAGGCACTGGCCCCACGTGCAAAAGCGCTCACGAAGTGGTGGCTATACTCAGAGAGGCGGCCCACAGCCAACTTGGCCGTCTCCTCATAGGAGAAGGCAATTTGGGGGTCCAGCGGCCACAAGGTCCGGGTTGTGATGGGAGGGATgccaccccccacacccctgctgGTATAGCCTCGCCCCACGAAGAGGAGGGGCTCCCCAGCCGAGCCCTGGGCCACCAGTCCCACTGTGCTGACCGCAGGATCATTGGCGGCTACATATTGGGTGTCCCCAGGGCGCTCGGGCCGCAGCAATAGCTGTTCAAGCTGCCCCAGGCGCCGCAGCTCGCAGACCCCCTGGTGCACACTCCCGCACACCACCAGGGCCCCTGGGCTCACCAGGAGCAGCTGGTTTAGGTTGTTGGTAGCCTGGGCCTGGGGGCACTCATCTGGCATCACAGGTGGCAGGCAGTCCCTGCTATCTAGCACAGGGCCCGTGGACACAGTAGCCTccagctgcagcccagggctcAGCTGGAACAGGAAGTTGGTGGCTCCTAGGTAGAGAGTGCCTGAGGTGGGATCCCGTGTCAAATGCTGCAGATGCGTGCCATTGGGAGTAAAAACAGCCagtggagggggctggagggtgaGAACCCACCCAGCCCAGAACACCTGGAGAAGagctgggccgagggcaggcatGGTCACCTGGCAAGGAGAGAGATGGAGTGCTGAAGGGCCACTGTTGGGATCACATCACCAAGATGATTCTCCTAACCCCAGGGAGTGAGCAGAGGAGGCCCAGGCTTAGATGGCACTGTGGTCCAGGATGACCCCAGGACCACATACTAGCAAGGGGTCAGATCTTTTCCTGGTAACTTCAACACTGTTCATTTTCTGCAAGCACTATGGTCTCAGGAGACCTCCATCCCATCCCACCACCTCTTTGCCCTGCACTGGCCTATGTCACCACAGGGTCCGAGGGTAAGGGGCCAGGGGGGGCAGAGATGTGGAAAACAACCCAACCCCAGGGGACTGGGGCCTGGAATAGGCAAGAGAGCaagtgaggggaaggagaggcccAGAGCCCTGAGAGGACCCCTCTGAAAAGGCCAGGAATCCAGAAGGAAACCACAGAACCAATGACAAGATGAGGGAGGTTGAGGCTGCCAGGGCTGGGGCCTGAGAAACTGGACCCCACCTTGGAGAGCCCTAAGAAGAAGGAGTCACACTTCTCCCGAGTGCCTAGGTGTGAGGTCAGGCTCACCTGGCAGGGCCGACTGGATCAGGAGATAACAGCATGACCTGTGTGGGAGTCACCTAGCCAGGGAGATAGCAGAACATGAAgctgggggctgggctgcaggcatGTGGGAGCCCAGGCTCCCCTTCCCGCTGCCCAGCCTGCCAGTGGAACTGGGCCCAGCCTGGCCCTCAGCCACCAAACACATTCCACAGGGGACGCCTCCTCAGAGCCcacacagggaggaggagggcagcggAACCAGGCACCCTCAGGGCCTGGGAAAGGGCAGCTAGGAAGGAGCCCCATAGCTGGCagagcccagccccaccccaccccagtatggccctgtccctctgcagccccttctcccttcctggaactctttctcaccctctgcccaAACTCCATCAGGGCACCCAGGTACATACCTACCACACAGGCCAGGGACCATCCTAGCCCAAACTGACACTGGCACATAGGGAAACACAAGCTTGCATACACAAAGAAACATACATGCCACTGGCCCTGCATGCACACGcccacacacaagcacacaggcACTTGCACACATGCAGATACATGCAGATGCAACACGTCCACATagcacagacagacagagaaacaCAGGCCATATGCCACACACACTTAGACACCTGCACAAAGACACAACCTccttacacaaacacacacattgcACAAACAGGCATTCCACACAAGCAGATGTCACACCCACCCACATTcagacacccacacacacagattcATGTGCACTTCCCTGGTTCGAGCCCTAAGGCCTACAGGGCCTTGGAAGCCAGCACATCTCTTGCTATTTCTTCTCCTGCAGGTCAGAGCAGAGCCAGGGcccagggttggggggaggctTGTCCCAGAAGTCACCATGTCCAGCTGTGCTGTCCACCCCCGGGGTCTCCTCAGACCCTGGGTCCCTGCTCTCCTCACAGATCCCTCCTTGTAAGCCCCTGCTAAGGCCTGCTGGGAGCTGAAAACCATGGCAACACTATCTTCCCCAGCCCTGGGTGGTCCCCAGTCAGGAACACTAGGTTGATGAAATGCTGCTCCCAGGCCGGGAGATAACTTCTACTCGGCCTCTGCCCAGCCCACGTTGCCCAgcccctcccatccccagctGCCAGTCTGCAAGAGGGAGAGCTTCCCTCAGCCCAGGGTCGGCTCCTCCCAGCCAAGACCCCGCCAAGGTACTGCTGAGACTGTCCCGCAATGAGAAGGCTGGGCTTAAGTCTCAGAGAAGGGTCCAGCAGCCTggtgggagcaggggagcagtGGCCACAGCCCAGCTGGGCACTGCTCCCAAAATAGCTTGGGGGTTTCCATTTTTAGTGTGTGGAGAACAGGGCAGCTCTATGGGAGCAGGAACAAGGCCGCCTCTGTTTGCTACccgagggggtgggggaaaggggatAGTAGGGAGAGTCGTGAACCCAGGACTATGGCAAGGCCAGGGTTCCAGAAGCCCCCCACCTTGTTTCCAAGGGATGGGGGGAAAGTTTCTTACTCTGGGAAgacagagtctgcctgagaatGGGAGAGGCTTTCTCTTGCACTCAGCTACTGCTCACTCCCTCCGGCCACCTCCTGCTCAGGGATGTGCTAGGGGCAGAGTGTCCATGGTTAGACCAAGAGTCACTCCTTTATTCGCTTAAAAACATTTGCTCAGAGCCTACTGCGTGCCAAGGTTTTCCAGCCCTCAAGGGGCAGCAACCAAGACACTCCCCAAATGTAAAATCACAACTGGGTCAAgtggcccacaggaggatggaaaGGATCAGAAGAGCTCCTGGCCAGCCACAAAGGAAGCTGGAGGCTGAGCCACTCTGGGAAAAGTGACAGGCTTCTTCAGTCACCAAGGCAGGACTCTTCCCCATTAACCGcaggtggagaaagaagaaaggcccGTCAGTGACATCTCCTCCCTACTGGGCATTCGAATTCACAGGCCAGAGCAGCCCCCAGTCCCTCCAGGCTGCCCCTCCTACCTCACAGGATCTTCAAGCAGAATCAGAGTATATCTCTCCCCAgtctttggggcagccccaggcctGAAGAATAAAGGTCAAACCCCTCTAGTCCACGCCCTCTTCCATCCAATCCATGCCAGGGCTCCCCCACACATGCTGTTAGCTCCTGCTGGTCTGAACTGTGAGCTGTTTCACACTCCTCCCTGCTTGGAATGCCCACTCCCTCTCTAGCTGGTTAACTCTGACTCTGAACCATCATATCCCAGGAGAGCCTTCCCTGTCCCTCCCAGGATCCCTACGGTGGATGGAATGGACATGCCCAGCTACCACCCTGGTGTGGACAGAAGCTCTGCCTCAGGCTGAGCCTTACAGATCCAGTTTGTAGaatgggaggcaggagggctccAACCATTAAATATGAAACGGTGTGTGCCTGGCAGGAGCGGCACCAACCAAGgtcacttttctctctgtcccaCCTTCCCCATTCTAGACTTGAAAGTGCCTTGCCGGCAAGAAAAGTGGCTTTCGATTCAGAGGCCCCAGCAACTAAGAAAGATATTAGCACAAAGCAGGTGCTCCTTACTTGTGGAGAGATCCCCCATTTCACAGCCAAAGAAATTTGGCCAGGAGGGGAGATACAGGGCTCACGTCCCTCTCTGGGACACCTGGCCTCTCAAAGGGACAAGGTGTGAGGCCCACTTTTATTAATAACCAGGCCAGAGCAGACTGAAAAGGCTGGTTGGAGCCAAGCCTCGTGTCCTCAACTTGCAGGATCACAAGATCTCAGGCCTCATCCAAACTCACAGGCGAAGCCTAACCCTGCATGTACCCGGGCCGCAGGCCTGCCTTGAGGTCTCTTCTGGGCCCATCTTTCTCTGAACCTCTCAGCAAATGCCACAGCTGCCCAACGTCTATCTGCAAAGAGAAGGCACCTCCAGGGTCTTCCTGGGGCTGTCCTCACCAACCAAAGAGGCTAACAAGCTCTGCCCTTCCACATCTGGAGGGGGGATACCCAGCCTTCATCTACCAAGTCACAGGGATCAGTAGGAAACtggcctttccttccccttctcctgcttGGCTGCCAGGGTCCACTCGGGAGACGAGATTCATGGACAGTGCTGCAGTGCATTGTGTGCCCAGGCGGGGTGGAGGGGTCCACCATTTCTGCAATACCCTGGAGGGCTCAGGAGCGCTCATCAATCACCCAACGACTGGGTcgtgcagggaggtgggggggcccCCCTCTGCAGATGCCCAACAAGGTTCACAGTCCGCCTTTGTCGGTGGCACCGAACGCAGCCTGGAAAGGGAAGCCTCGACCTCCCCCATCGGCTCTTCGTCCCTCCTCCCTGGGCCGCAGGGCAAGGACCCCACCGTGGTCCTGGAGGGCGGGGACGCGGCCGGCCGGTCCCGGCTGAGGCGGCGGCGAGGAGGGGGCGCGGAGGAGCAGCTCCACCTCCTCTGTCTCCCAATCGCATTACAGGCGGAGCCGCCAGAGTTTCCCTCAGTGTGGAGAAGTGTGGTCCCAACTGTCCGGACCGAGGCTGCCCACCGCGCGCCCGGGCCGCCCCTGCCCGACGGCTTCGGGACCGCCGCTGCCCACCTCCCGCGCCCCGGggcggcccgcccccgcccccgcccccgcccccgccccggcccggcccggcccggccccggccccgcactCACCACCCGGCCGGGCCCCGCGGGAGGAGCAGGAGCGCGCCGAGGCGGGCGCCGGCCGCTGCGGGCTCGGGATCTGCGCGCGGCGGCctcgctgccccccgcccccccgaggTGGCTCCGGCGGCGCTGCAGCTGTTACCCGGAGACCGAGGGGCGGAAaagcgcgcccgccgcccgccccccgccccccgcccctcccgccgcgGCGCTGCCACCGCCGGGAACAAAGGAGACAAAGCCGCGTCGGCCGGGCCGGGCTCGCTCCTtccccccgcgcccgccgggccgccctccccccgcccgccgccgagGCCAGGCCGGAAGCAGCCGCGAGAGCCGGGCGCGCGGCCTCGAGCCGCCCGGGACCCCGCATTCCAGCCCTGCGGGCTCCGCACTTGCCGAGGGCGGGGGACTCGGCCCTTCCCGTGGGGGCGCGGGCGGCTCGGCGGCGGTAGCCACGGCAACGCGGGTCGCGGCCAGGCGAGCCGGGGCGAGAGGCGCGGCCCGAGCGCGGGCGGCCCCGCCCCACCCGCCGGGCCTCACCTGCGCGCCGCCAGGAACCGGAACCGGGAGCCCTcctgggcggggccgggcggggccgggcggggggcgcgctcCGCACCCACAGGTGTGCTGGTGCCGCGCCTGGCCTCTCCCTGCGCCCCCTGGCACCCCCGCTCCGCGGCGCCCCgagctccctccttcccttcttggGGTCGTCCTTCTCCAACTTTCTTCACCTGAACTTCTGGGCGCCTGGTTTCTTCCCACTGCCCCGGCTCCCCGGACTCCTGACTGCCACCCCCTCCTTCCGCCCCAATCTCTAGCAGTGGAGAggagcacaggctctggggtTGGGCCTGGGTTTGTGCCACCACTAAGCCAAGTaacctgacccccacccccacacacgcCTGTTTGCTCACTGGCAAGTGGAGGTGATACCACACCTAGCCGGCTGTTAAAGGAGGGCACACGGCTGggaagagcacaagcaagggcacatttccttcttttcctcccaggCCTGTACCTGGACCCACCCTAAGCCGGGAAGCCTTGGGCAAGTCTGGACTCCCTCTCACTGGCAAATACCTGGGCTTTCCTAGGGAGGAACTGCTGAGCAGAGGCCCAGTTGTGCCCTCTGCCGGGCCCTTTGCACACACCCTGGCCTGCTCACTGCAAACTCGGGAGCCAGCACCTGGCCCATCCATTACAACTATTGCAGGATTTGGCTCAAGACCATTGGGATAGCCTCCTGGGAGGCAAAATCTGTCACACACAAATCACCCTGGAAGCCCCCAGAGGCTCCACAGGCTAGGGAGAGCCTCAACCAGAAGGTTCAGGTCACCAACACTGGCTACTGTCCAAAGAGCCAACACCACAGGCACTCTTTTGCCACCTGTCATCCTCCCTCCCcatcaagcatctgccttggctctcATTTACCCAACTCTGCCTTCCAATTTCTCTCTCACCAGCTTCTCAGATCACTCCCTTTCCTTTAACCCCCTTTCTATTACCTGGGTTGGCATGGCCCTGCCTCCCCAGTTCCCTTATTCCTGGCTTCCGGCATTAGAGAAACCAGGCCCTCCACCTCATTTTCTAACCTATGCTCCACCActcccccacacccaccacccacctcagCCCAGTTGGCTCTCTTGCCTGTGCAGCCTGTGGGGGGCCTCTCCCACACGTCTGGAATCCTCCCCTCCTCAAACTCATTCACTCAAGTGCGCACTCTTTAGGACCTACCTCATCCCAAAGAGGGACACAGGACTTCCAAACCCCACAGTACCCCTCATCTGTACACAGATGTGGCACCTCATACCCCATCAGGAGGGTGAACATCCCACGCCATCCTGAGGAACCATTACACAAAGAAACAAGGTCAAAAATAGAGTAACCAATGACCAAGGGACCAGGCACTCAGATCACAGAACCCATGGGACCAGTTGGACTGTGAACACAGCCCAAGCCTGATAACAGGCTCCAAGGAGAGAGGGCATCTCATGGGAAACCCTACTGGCTCCACAGGCCCCTGCTGAGAGTGGGTTCTACACAGGCCCAGGCAAACAAGTCCCAGCCCACAGAGCCCCTCCCCACAGATCCTACATACCTCCACATGCTCTCAAAGGAGTGGCTTTTCCAGACCCGCAGAGAGTACAGAGTGCTCCTGGCTGTTCCTGTTTACTCAAGGACATACCAGGCCACTCATGGCCATTTACTCAGGAGGTCAAAGGTTGCTGTTCTCTGAAAAGGGAAATCCCTTTCCAGGCAGTCCACCCCAGGATCCCCCACTGCACCTCTCACCTCTGGGAGGCCCCTCCCCATCATTGCCATTTActttacactgttgatgggatgAGCTTTGCCCCTGCCTGTACAGGCTGTCCTTAGTCTGTGTATTGAAGGACACCTAACTCTAGGGGCATACTAAGGCTGCCCAAAGCTCTCTGCACAGGGACCCAGACTGGCTACCAATCTCTGTAATTACATCCCCAGCAATATTTATCAACCATTCCCCTGATCCTTCTTCCCTGCTCTCTTCTGATCATCCCTCCAGTGTTAGAACCAGAAGGTTCTCCCCACCCTGGCAGAGAAAGTAATCCAGAAACAAGGCAGTCACTATGGTCAGTAGTGTGCAGGCTAGGTTCCACTCACTGGAACTCCCTGGCTATCTGACACGAGACGGAGAGTCAGGCAAGCAAAGGCCAGGCCAGGCAATCCAAACAAAAACCCAGGCCTCAAGGGGAAGTACATCCAACATGGTCCTGAACTGAGGACAAGACCAAGAGGAGTGAGAAACTAAAGGGGGCGATGATAACCATAATTCTAGGTCCAACCCTCAAGTCCCAAATCTCAGTCTTCAACAAGAAAAACTCTGAtgtaaattactttaaataacaCAAACCCAAAGATATTTTAATTGGACATCAGCACAAAGTTTTGATAATTAACGTAAATGAgtattttctaaaaagcaaagtATGCCTACCAGTGAGCCACACAGACGGTGCTCAGCCTCAGGCTGAGGTTGGGTGCACCCCAAAGGCTCACTTCATTGTTGGGATTCTCTAACTAAATCCATATCCACACCTATACCCTCAGACCCTTTGGAGGAGGGTCAGGGGCTAACTGGGCCTGAACAGCACATAGAGTATAGGTAGTGCAGCTACAATTGTCATAGAGGTGACCAGCGTGCTGTAGATGGTGTTCCTGTTGACCTGGGCTTCTAGCCTCTGCTCCATGTCCGACAGTGCCAGGATCATGCTCCCCTGCTCCAGCAAGGAACCAGGCAGAGCCCCATTTGCTTGCTCCACCAGGCCTGGATGTGCTGCAGCCTTTGCAAGCTGAACCACCTCGGCCGTTTGGCTGAAAGTCTTTTCCAAGCCATCAAGCCGCTCTCGTAAACCCTCTAGACAGGAATGGACCTGCCTGGAATGGCTGAGCTGCTCCTTCAAAGCAGCTGAAAGGACATCAGTGTCTCTGTCTCGGGTGGGAGAAGTACCTGCCTGGGCTCCAGAGCTCTGCCTGGGCCCAGCTTGTACCAGGCCCCTTAGGTCCACCATGAGGTCGTGGAGGTCCCTCTGCTGGAGGGAGTAGGAGGATGCCTGTTCTCGGATGGCCTCCTGGAGGCTCGCAGGACCCTTCTGTGCCTCTAAAAGCAATGCCTTCAGCTCCTGCAGCCGGACACGGTTCACGTAGGTGGAGCCAGCCACACCAATCAGGGCCCCTAGGACTGACCCAATGAGGGACCAGTTCTTGGTCCTCTCAGCTCGAGTGCGCTCCTTCTCATGACTTTCTCGCACAGctgcagagaagagggagaactTCTCTCGCTCAGAGTCTTCAGCACGCTGATGGGTTGCCCGAAGCCTCTTCTCCTCCTGCAAAGGCAAAGCTGCATTACACAGCAGCAATGTGGCCCTGCAGCTGCAGCTACCAGCAGATGTCCCTGGGGCTCAGCCTCCTCACACCTGGCAAAGCCTACGTGCTCCATTAACTcgctgaatgaatgaaggcagAGTATGCCCAGTCAGGACAGGGAGCAAAGGAATTGGGGTGGTCAAGATGAGCTGTACTACCTTCTACCCAAGCATTTCTGGGTCTGCT
This window contains:
- the CCDC51 gene encoding mitochondrial potassium channel; translated protein: MTGHSTAFTMQHIMGVPHVLVRRGLLGRDLFMTRTLCSPGPRQPREKRPQEVALGLYHRLTALGRALGHDIRQRASSTATTWWDRYEEFVGLNEVREAQGNVTEAEKVFMVARGLVREAREDLEVHQAKLKEVRDRLDRISREDNQYLELATLEHRMLQEEKRLRATHQRAEDSEREKFSLFSAAVRESHEKERTRAERTKNWSLIGSVLGALIGVAGSTYVNRVRLQELKALLLEAQKGPASLQEAIREQASSYSLQQRDLHDLMVDLRGLVQAGPRQSSGAQAGTSPTRDRDTDVLSAALKEQLSHSRQVHSCLEGLRERLDGLEKTFSQTAEVVQLAKAAAHPGLVEQANGALPGSLLEQGSMILALSDMEQRLEAQVNRNTIYSTLVTSMTIVAALPILYVLFRPS